A genome region from Bombus pyrosoma isolate SC7728 linkage group LG14, ASM1482585v1, whole genome shotgun sequence includes the following:
- the LOC122575034 gene encoding uncharacterized protein LOC122575034 isoform X2 has protein sequence MASRMKALYNQVIFERRILLGCTVLVGLSVCIWSIAIGTDHWFTVEAPDEGGLPLGDPSKGRRLIYKHMGLWRGCVEGTKPQSENSTEMIPYKECKNQDMFPTEKQFKLNPGLNTVVTACNMVVIQVLLSSIEFESKHVHTTFPKGATMRYDFSLILAWIVFLCNLFAGCAFMVFSRKRKRDKAPTEEIAMADEPTIIGR, from the exons ATGGCGAGTCGAATGAAAGCGTTATACAATCAG GTAATCTTCGAGAGGCGAATTCTTCTTGGTTGTACTGTTCTCGTTGGCCTGTCAGTGTGCATATGGTCGATTGCCATTGGAACCGATCACTGGTTCACAGTCGAAGCACCGGATGAAGGAGGTTTACCCCTTGGGGATCCAAGCAAAGGTAGACGATTAATCTACAAGCATATGGGTCTCTGGAGAGGCTGTGTGGAAGGGACCAAGCCACAGTCAGAAAACTCCACCGAAATGATCCCCTACA agGAGTGCAAGAATCAGGACATGTTCCCAACCGAGAAGCAGTTCAAATTGAACCCGGGATTAAACACCGTAGTCA CCGCTTGTAACATGGTGGTGATACAAGTGCTTCTGTCCTCGATCGAGTTCGAAAGCAAACATGTACACACAACATTTCCAAAGGGTGCAACCATGAGGTACGACTTTTCTCTGATTCTGGCCTGGATAGTATTTCTCTGCAACCTGTTCGCGGGTTGTGCCTTTATGGTGTTCTCTAGGAAGCGGAAGAGGGACAAGGCACCGACGGAAGAAATTGCGATGGCTGACGAACCGACCATAATCGGTCGTTGA
- the LOC122575027 gene encoding multiple inositol polyphosphate phosphatase 1-like isoform X1, giving the protein MRLNRTYRIRSKSQTLKMNTYVLFLTFLISHVYARDGDSCFADEDDPYLYMATKTAYHFVHAGKTRFQDVPNCHAEQIWMFATHGTRCPSETEDIEMQKLTELQNQIISNHEVRNNGRMCIRDLENLKRWKPDVYLAIERAEVLTPQGVEDMRLLARRLQSNFPQLLQPIDENITAENYVFKTTDARESSMSYFMEGLFGDRQAVDAEEVAINDTLLTMYKSCNMWNNGPSNTTIEEVIMFEEGAQFKNLIQNVSQSLGFLYDISKESILTMYNMCRYEKAWTVTKLSPWCAVFSKEELRVLEYREDLYYYYKAGYGREINAQLGCTLLQDMMNHFWRMEQNGESNEPKGIFYFGDIISLQNLLTTLNINKDQTQLTAFNYKDMAKRHWRTSFMSSFAANLVAVFYRCDITSQPNKVMFYLAEKLVMLDGCDVGLCDWEYFKQKFNPMLKHCDLNVCWNGSGATTYATNFFLVLLSCFSLVFIRK; this is encoded by the exons ATGCGCTTGAACAGGACGTACAGAATACG ATCAAAGAGCCAaactttaaaaatgaatacataCGTACTATTCTTGACTTTCTTAATTAGTCACGTTTACGCGCGTGACGGTGACTCTTGTTTTGCGGACGAAGATGatccatatttatatatggCCACTAAAACTGCCTACCATTTTGTCCACGCCGGTAAAACTCGGTTTCAAGATGTACCCA ACTGTCATGCAGAGCAAATTTGGATGTTTGCTACACACGGTACACGATGCCCGTCTGAAACGGAGGATATCGAAATGCAAAAATTAACAGAACTACAGAATCAGATAATTAGCAATCACGAAGTTCGAAACA aTGGCCGTATGTGCATCAgagatttagaaaatttaaagagaTGGAAACCGGACGTGTACCTCGCAATCGAAAGAGCGGAAGTTTTGACACCGCAAGGTGTGGAAGATATGAGATTGCTTGCGAGACGATTGCAAAGCAATTTTCCGCAGCTTCTTCAACCAATCGACGAAAATATAACGGCGGAAAATTATGTG tttaaaaCGACCGATGCACGCGAAAGCAGCATGAGTTACTTTATGGAGGGACTGTTTGGTGACAGACAAGCGGTGGATGCAGAAGAAGTTGCCATAAATGATACTCTGCTTACA ATGTATAAATCTTGCAACATGTGGAATAATGGTCCTAGTAATACTACCATCGAAGAAGTAATTATGTTCGAAGAAGGAGCGCAGTTTAAAAATCTGATACAGAATGTCAGTCAGAGTCTTGGatttttgtacgatatttCCAAAG AATCAATTCTAACGATGTACAATATGTGCCGTTACGAAAAGGCCTGGACAGTGACGAAACTTTCTCCTTGGTGTGCCGTTTTCAGCAAAGAAGAACTTCGTGTGCTAGAGTATCGCGAAGATCTCTACTATTATTACAAGGCCGGATATGGACGTGAAATCAATGCGCAGCTAGGATGTACCCTTTTGCAAGACATGATGAATCACTTttg GagaatggaacaaaatggagAGTCTAACGAACCTAAAGGCATATTCTACTTCGGCGATATCATAAGTCTGCAGAACCTCTTGACCacattgaatattaataaggATCAAACGCAACTGACGGcttttaattacaaagatATGGCGAAACGTCATTGGCGAACCTCTTTCATGTCGTCCTTCGCCGCGAATCTTGTCGCTGTATTTTATAG ATGCGACATCACTAGTCAACCAAACAAAGTAATGTTTTACTTGGCTGAGAAACTGGTCATGCTCGACGGATGTGATGTTGGTCTCTGCGATTGGGAATATTTCAAGCAGAAGTTCAATCCAATGCTTAAACATTGCGATCTTAATGTTTGCTGGAACGGAAGTGGTGCCACCACTTACGCTACCAATTTCTTCCTCGTCCTTCTTTCATGCTTCTCTCTAGTCTTTATtagaaagtag
- the LOC122575027 gene encoding multiple inositol polyphosphate phosphatase 1-like isoform X2, with protein sequence MNTYVLFLTFLISHVYARDGDSCFADEDDPYLYMATKTAYHFVHAGKTRFQDVPNCHAEQIWMFATHGTRCPSETEDIEMQKLTELQNQIISNHEVRNNGRMCIRDLENLKRWKPDVYLAIERAEVLTPQGVEDMRLLARRLQSNFPQLLQPIDENITAENYVFKTTDARESSMSYFMEGLFGDRQAVDAEEVAINDTLLTMYKSCNMWNNGPSNTTIEEVIMFEEGAQFKNLIQNVSQSLGFLYDISKESILTMYNMCRYEKAWTVTKLSPWCAVFSKEELRVLEYREDLYYYYKAGYGREINAQLGCTLLQDMMNHFWRMEQNGESNEPKGIFYFGDIISLQNLLTTLNINKDQTQLTAFNYKDMAKRHWRTSFMSSFAANLVAVFYRCDITSQPNKVMFYLAEKLVMLDGCDVGLCDWEYFKQKFNPMLKHCDLNVCWNGSGATTYATNFFLVLLSCFSLVFIRK encoded by the exons atgaatacataCGTACTATTCTTGACTTTCTTAATTAGTCACGTTTACGCGCGTGACGGTGACTCTTGTTTTGCGGACGAAGATGatccatatttatatatggCCACTAAAACTGCCTACCATTTTGTCCACGCCGGTAAAACTCGGTTTCAAGATGTACCCA ACTGTCATGCAGAGCAAATTTGGATGTTTGCTACACACGGTACACGATGCCCGTCTGAAACGGAGGATATCGAAATGCAAAAATTAACAGAACTACAGAATCAGATAATTAGCAATCACGAAGTTCGAAACA aTGGCCGTATGTGCATCAgagatttagaaaatttaaagagaTGGAAACCGGACGTGTACCTCGCAATCGAAAGAGCGGAAGTTTTGACACCGCAAGGTGTGGAAGATATGAGATTGCTTGCGAGACGATTGCAAAGCAATTTTCCGCAGCTTCTTCAACCAATCGACGAAAATATAACGGCGGAAAATTATGTG tttaaaaCGACCGATGCACGCGAAAGCAGCATGAGTTACTTTATGGAGGGACTGTTTGGTGACAGACAAGCGGTGGATGCAGAAGAAGTTGCCATAAATGATACTCTGCTTACA ATGTATAAATCTTGCAACATGTGGAATAATGGTCCTAGTAATACTACCATCGAAGAAGTAATTATGTTCGAAGAAGGAGCGCAGTTTAAAAATCTGATACAGAATGTCAGTCAGAGTCTTGGatttttgtacgatatttCCAAAG AATCAATTCTAACGATGTACAATATGTGCCGTTACGAAAAGGCCTGGACAGTGACGAAACTTTCTCCTTGGTGTGCCGTTTTCAGCAAAGAAGAACTTCGTGTGCTAGAGTATCGCGAAGATCTCTACTATTATTACAAGGCCGGATATGGACGTGAAATCAATGCGCAGCTAGGATGTACCCTTTTGCAAGACATGATGAATCACTTttg GagaatggaacaaaatggagAGTCTAACGAACCTAAAGGCATATTCTACTTCGGCGATATCATAAGTCTGCAGAACCTCTTGACCacattgaatattaataaggATCAAACGCAACTGACGGcttttaattacaaagatATGGCGAAACGTCATTGGCGAACCTCTTTCATGTCGTCCTTCGCCGCGAATCTTGTCGCTGTATTTTATAG ATGCGACATCACTAGTCAACCAAACAAAGTAATGTTTTACTTGGCTGAGAAACTGGTCATGCTCGACGGATGTGATGTTGGTCTCTGCGATTGGGAATATTTCAAGCAGAAGTTCAATCCAATGCTTAAACATTGCGATCTTAATGTTTGCTGGAACGGAAGTGGTGCCACCACTTACGCTACCAATTTCTTCCTCGTCCTTCTTTCATGCTTCTCTCTAGTCTTTATtagaaagtag
- the LOC122575026 gene encoding uncharacterized protein LOC122575026, translating into MMLPVYILMLQQINYLNYLSSVEQIIIDVLRRIKFSDVQLVVQNPYGNNLGIINEIYKIVAQTIPTSYISVNDSDPLGLPSSQVSQATLILYIYVAKTSPNFEQTENIIRAIVSRNRPKILLITMMEEEDRNFEPLLKQTWHNHLIDIAILELSKLNRHINATKVHRYNPFTKVYDQRPYVSGIELFPNKMDNLHGYLIRIGMMKRAGYLWYTKNSQGYPVMYRGPDVKVIKTLARIMNFTIAVYPSKDIFVDIVNEKIDMIIPTLSLFADANALKCDFTLPFGFESWCPVVPVKYKSNHAEIRGLIGIATNFCVLLIFWGLSVVLKFQSDLWQPLKIFGLLIATTISSRPKKTTERVIFFLIVLASSMYSANLFIDLTNISMKEHTVVDYNSYKELDDTGLTPVILTGLFNVTFLNEDESFSRLKRKAIQMDNTESCVNYLEQHKNITCFLETRNVNMIIYSHAREGKRVLKTCEKLCYAKPPSAYFLKKHSPYRDQFVKIIIRLDAAGIRMKWLNDYIGKFRPRKTHIMEVNSSYTSPLAWNLAYITCSGYLMSLLAFFGEIIIHYLRRDKETKRFLNKT; encoded by the coding sequence ATGATGCTACCAGTATATATACTAATGCTTCaacagataaattatttaaattatttgtcaaGCGtcgaacaaattattatagatgTTCTTCGAAGAATCAAATTTTCGGATGTGCAACTCGTCGTTCAAAATCCTTACGGAAACAATCTCGGAATAATCAACGAGATCTATAAAATTGTGGCTCAAACTATACCAACGAGTTACATTTCGGTGAACGACTCAGATCCTTTGGGACTGCCATCCTCTCAGGTATCTCAAGCAACGCtgattttatacatttacgtCGCAAAAACTTCACCGAATTTCGAACAAACGGAAAATATCATACGCGCGATCGTGTCCAGGAATCGACCAAAAATTCTGTTGATAACTATGATGGAGGAAGAAGATCGCAACTTTGAACCGCTTCTGAAGCAAACGTGGCACAATCATTTGATCGACATAGCGATTTTAGAGTTgtcaaaattaaatagacACATAAACGCCACTAAAGTTCATCGGTATAACCCATTTACGAAAGTCTACGATCAACGGCCTTATGTTTCGGGTATAGAATTGTTTCCCAATAAAATGGATAATCTTCATGGTTACCTGATAAGAATAGGCATGATGAAACGTGCAGGCTATTTATGGTACACGAAAAATTCACAGGGATACCCTGTAATGTACAGAGGCCCGGAcgtaaaagttataaaaacaCTTGCTCGGATTATGAACTTCACTATCGCAGTATATCCCAGTAAAGACATATTCGTTGATATAGTCAATGAAAAAATCGACATGATTATTCCGACGTTGTCGCTTTTCGCGGACGCTAATGCTCTAAAATGTGATTTCACTTTACCTTTTGGCTTCGAGAGTTGGTGCCCAGTAGTGCCGGTTAAATACAAATCCAATCATGCCGAGATACGCGGTTTAATCGGAATCGCCACAAATTTCTGTGTTCTCCTTATATTCTGGGGATTATCGGTcgtattgaaatttcaatcggACCTGTGGCAACCATTGAAAATCTTCGGTCTGTTGATAGCTACTACCATCTCATCGAGACCAAAGAAGACGACGGAAAGAGTTATATTCTTTCTCATTGTACTCGCTTCGTCGATGTATTCGGCGAATCTGTTCATTGATCTGACCAACATAAGCATGAAAGAGCACACCGTGGTAGATTATAACAGTTACAAAGAGTTGGACGACACTGGATTGACTCCCGTTATTTTGACTGGTCTCTTCAACGTAACTTTCCTCAACGAAGACGAATCTTTTTCTCGGTTAAAGAGAAAAGCGATCCAGATGGATAATACAGAGAGTTGCGTGAATTATTTGgaacaacataaaaatattacttgctTCCTAGAGACGAGAAATGTAAACATGATAATTTATTCGCATGCGCGCGAAGGTAAAAGGGTCCTGAAAACCTGCGAAAAATTGTGTTACGCGAAACCACCGAGTGCGTACTTTTTGAAAAAACATTCGCCGTATAGAGACCAATTTGTAAAGATCATAATACGTTTGGATGCAGCAGGTATTCGCATGAAATGGTTAaacgattatattggtaaatttCGACCAAGAAAAACTCACATCATGGAAGTTAATAGTTCGTACACATCGCCTCTCGCCTGGAATCTGGCTTACATCACATGCAGTGGATATTTAATGTCGCTTTTAGCATTTTTTggtgaaattataatacactATCTCCGCCGTGACAAGGAGACGAAAAGATTTTTGAACAAAACGTGA
- the LOC122575037 gene encoding dynein light chain Tctex-type 5-like isoform X1, with product MDNYLTNHDNEREAPKYQNTYRLNAYNPFKIDPVDKIVKTIMISKLEDISYNAVECLKLCELVATEIREKIKTLKFDRYKIVVNVTIIEKANQSIQSSIGFLWDAGKDNYSTFTYGARTFHAYCCVFGLYCE from the exons ATGGATAACTATTTAACGAACCACGATAACGAACGAGAG GCGCCAAAATATCAGAACACTTATCGTCTGAATGCTTACAATCCTTTTAAAATAGATCCAGTGGATAAGATTGTAAAGACGATAATGATATCTAAATTAGAAGATATCTCTTATAATGCTGTGGAGTGTCTGAAGCTTTGTGAGTTAGTAGCCACtgaaattagagaaaaaattaaaacctTGAAATTCGATag ATATAAAATCGTAGTCAATGTGACCATCATAGAGAAAGCAAATCAATCTATACAATCATCTATAGGCTTTCTTTGGGACGCTGGTAAAGACAATTACTCCACATTTACATACGGAGCTCGAACTTTTCATGCCTATTGTTGTGTATTTGGTCTTTATTGTGAATAA
- the LOC122575037 gene encoding uncharacterized protein LOC122575037 isoform X2 encodes MDNYLTNHDNEREAPKYQNTYRLNAYNPFKIDPVDKIVKTIMISKLEDISYNAVECLKLCELVATEIREKIKTLKFDRYKIVVNVTIIEKANQSIQSSIGFLWDAVY; translated from the exons ATGGATAACTATTTAACGAACCACGATAACGAACGAGAG GCGCCAAAATATCAGAACACTTATCGTCTGAATGCTTACAATCCTTTTAAAATAGATCCAGTGGATAAGATTGTAAAGACGATAATGATATCTAAATTAGAAGATATCTCTTATAATGCTGTGGAGTGTCTGAAGCTTTGTGAGTTAGTAGCCACtgaaattagagaaaaaattaaaacctTGAAATTCGATag ATATAAAATCGTAGTCAATGTGACCATCATAGAGAAAGCAAATCAATCTATACAATCATCTATAGGCTTTCTTTGGGACGCTG TCTATTAG
- the LOC122575028 gene encoding multiple inositol polyphosphate phosphatase 1-like, translating into MQSFRKGSMLRVNIFAILIALFCLTNELVLSDSNYCYSDDKHPYLRAGTKTAYEVEHGLIKNATLPNCKPVQIWMLIRHGTRNPGKDEIKSMKHNLPKLQSSIIENHEKYGNGSLCQKDLEKLKTWKLDPNLKKHRSKYLTTQGEKDLSSLGARFKDYFPEILQSYPVDTLKQIYKFRSTDLQRTIASMENFINGLFGNVTIDNTVVVPTSEDTLLQYYKICKAWLEGVHNSSGKSEVDKFLDSPSFREIIGNVSQRLGFSNSLSFDDVSIMYIACIFENAWYINERSPWCAAFTKHENELFEYEEDLYYYYHAGYGEEMSSAIGCPPLQDMFNRFRKLENEDSNKEPQGVFYFTHSTSLQLLLTTMGVAKDSVPLKASNFENMRNRKWNSSRLAPFAANLAAIFYRCDSSNKVRFYLNEKPLDYEGCELGVCDWEYLKKKMGPNAFNCNTDFCKADTTK; encoded by the exons ATGCAGTCCTTTCGCAAAGGAAGTATGTTAAGAGTAAACATTTTTGCGATATTAATTGCACTTTTTTGTTTGACAAACGAGTTAGTTTTAAGTGAtagtaattattgttattccGATGATAAACATCCCTATTTACGCGCTGGTACGAAGACGGCTTATGAAGTCGAACATggcttaattaaaaatgctaCTCTTCCAA ATTGCAAGCCAGTCCAAATTTGGATGTTAATTAGGCACGGAACTCGCAATCCTGGAAAGGATGAGATCAAAAGCATGAAACATAATTTGCCAAAACTTCAAAGTAGTATCATCGAGAATCATGAAAAATATGGAA ATGGTAGTTTATGCCAGAAGGACTTAGAGAAACTAAAAACGTGGAAGTTAGATCCAAATCTTAAAAAACACCGATCCAAGTATTTGACAACTCAAGGTGAAAAAGATTTATCATCGCTTGGTGCACGGTTTAAAGATTATTTCCCGGAAATTTTGCAATCCTATCCGGTTGATACTTTAAAgcaaatatacaaa TTTAGGTCGACAGATCTGCAACGAACTATAGCTagtatggaaaattttattaatgggCTCTTCGGTAATGTAACCATCGACAACACGGTGGTAGTTCCAACTTCTGAGGATACTCTGTTACAg tattataaaatttgcaagGCATGGTTGGAAGGAGTGCATAATTCGTCGGGCAAGTCCGaagttgataaatttttagataGTCCATCATTCAGAGAAATAATCGGCAATGTTAGTCAGCGACTTGGCTTTTCGAACAGCCTCTCTTtcg ATGATGTTTCAATTATGTACATCGCATGCATTTTTGAAAATGCTTGGTACATAAATGAAAGATCTCCCTGGTGTGCCGCTTTTACAAAGCACGAAAATGAACTATTCGAGTACGAAGAggatctatattattattaccacgCCGGTTACGGCGAAGAAATGAGCAGTGCCATTGGATGTCCACCGTTACAGGACATGTTTAATCGTTTTAG AAAGTTGGAGAACGAAGACTCAAACAAAGAACCACAAGGTGTTTTCTATTTCACTCATAGTACGTCACTTCAGTTGCTTTTAACAACGATGGGGGTTGCAAAAGACTCGGTACCTTTGAAAGCTTCgaactttgaaaatatgaGAAACAGAAAGTGGAATAGTTCCCGTTTGGCGCCGTTCGCTGCGAATCTTGCAGCCATTTTCTATAG GTGCGATTCGTCGAATAAAGTTAGGTTTTACTTAAACGAGAAACCTTTAGATTACGAAGGTTGTGAATTGGGTGTGTGCGATTGGGAATacttgaagaagaaaatgggaCCCAACGCGTTCAACTGTAACACAGATTTTTGTAAAGCTGATACaacaaaatga
- the LOC122575034 gene encoding uncharacterized protein LOC122575034 isoform X1 has protein sequence MASRMKALYNQVIFERRILLGCTVLVGLSVCIWSIAIGTDHWFTVEAPDEGGLPLGDPSKGRRLIYKHMGLWRGCVEGTKPQSENSTEMIPYKECKNQDMFPTEKQFKLNPGLNTVVNYSRTQASFAIISLFVMIMGFSFSIYTFRNPRYMFKRLAGGIHFISAACNMVVIQVLLSSIEFESKHVHTTFPKGATMRYDFSLILAWIVFLCNLFAGCAFMVFSRKRKRDKAPTEEIAMADEPTIIGR, from the exons ATGGCGAGTCGAATGAAAGCGTTATACAATCAG GTAATCTTCGAGAGGCGAATTCTTCTTGGTTGTACTGTTCTCGTTGGCCTGTCAGTGTGCATATGGTCGATTGCCATTGGAACCGATCACTGGTTCACAGTCGAAGCACCGGATGAAGGAGGTTTACCCCTTGGGGATCCAAGCAAAGGTAGACGATTAATCTACAAGCATATGGGTCTCTGGAGAGGCTGTGTGGAAGGGACCAAGCCACAGTCAGAAAACTCCACCGAAATGATCCCCTACA agGAGTGCAAGAATCAGGACATGTTCCCAACCGAGAAGCAGTTCAAATTGAACCCGGGATTAAACACCGTAGTCA ATTATTCGAGGACACAGGCATCGTTCGCGATAATCAGCCTGTTCGTGATGATAATGGgcttttctttctcgatcTACACGTTTCGTAATCCACGATATATGTTCAAACGATTGGCTGGTGGAATACATTTCATTAGTG CCGCTTGTAACATGGTGGTGATACAAGTGCTTCTGTCCTCGATCGAGTTCGAAAGCAAACATGTACACACAACATTTCCAAAGGGTGCAACCATGAGGTACGACTTTTCTCTGATTCTGGCCTGGATAGTATTTCTCTGCAACCTGTTCGCGGGTTGTGCCTTTATGGTGTTCTCTAGGAAGCGGAAGAGGGACAAGGCACCGACGGAAGAAATTGCGATGGCTGACGAACCGACCATAATCGGTCGTTGA
- the LOC122575036 gene encoding uncharacterized protein LOC122575036 → MASIEESWKEAIDGLNSDVCDTWFTKVQEAYSEEKRTYHNLDSLHDKLNCYYEIKNNLKNPQAVLLALFFQNFEYDPKALDGENKNLEHFNAFADEVEIPADAQLREEACELLKVAATHSTDAHKIGGAFGGEDAHYFLDLDMAVLGSCPESYAEYREKIRGEYSFLSEPMYTALRLKVLQNFVQIPNIFATKEFREKYEEQARQNIQAEVELLS, encoded by the exons ATGGCATCAATAGAAGAAAGCTGGAAAGAAGCAATTGATGGATTAAATAGTGATGTCTGTGACACATGGTTCACAAAAGTACAGGAAGCTTATTCAGAAGAAAAACGTACTTATCATAATCTAGATTCTCTTCATGATAAATTGAAttgttattatgaaattaagaataacTTGAAGAATCCTCAAGCTGTGCTTCTTGccttattttttcaaaa ctTTGAATATGATCCCAAAGCTTTAGATGGTGAAAACAAGAATTTGGAGCATTTTAATGCATTTGCAGATGAAGTTGAAATTCCTGCT GATGCACAATTAAGAGAAGAAGCTTGTGAACTTCTGAAAGTAGCTGCAACACATAGTACTGATGCACATAAAATTGGTGGTGCCTTTGGCGGTGAAGATGCTCATTACTTTTTAGATTTGGACATGGCTGTGTTAGGATCTTGTCCAGAAAGTTATGCAGAATATAGAGAAAAAATACGTGgagaatattcttttcttagTGAGCCAATGTATACTGCATTACGTTTAAAG gTACTGCAGAACTTTGTGCAGATCCCAAATATTTTTGCCACAAAggaatttcgagaaaaatatgaagagCAAGCACGACAAAATATTCAAGCTGAAGTTGAATTGTTGTCTTAg